Proteins co-encoded in one Flavobacteriaceae bacterium MAR_2009_75 genomic window:
- a CDS encoding glycosyl hydrolase family 115 (putative glucuronidase) encodes MHTTKKLLLTLLLAFIGIQHAIAQFTIADQNRVASIVYDIENSALDSIAAHLLARDIEAVTNKRPEIFTSLEEVEGNVIIIGDVTSQLIGRYLDTSQLNGGWEMYGRIFKKALTKKIDQVMFIVGSDPRGAAYGVFDLSKQIGVSPWYWWADVPIEHKNNVIVDDVDTFSNSPSVKFRGIFINDEGWGLEPWASKTFEPSVGNLGPKTYAKIFELLLRLKGNAIWPGMHPNTRPFFTVPGNAETADKWGIVVGSSHSESMLRNNVGEWNSRTMGDFNYSNNATSVYNYWEQRVKESKGVNAIYSMGMRGVHDSGMQGFGSTDEKVKALETIVSDQRELLRKYINDDVTQVPQSFVAYKEVLKIYESGLKLPEDITIIWPDDNHGYIKHFSSKDEQRRSGGAGVYYHLSYLGAPHPYIWLSPMTPALVWREMTRASLQHMNNIWIANVGDIKRREWSMEFFMAMAWDINSWKPENIKNFFEKVATRDISGKHSPKIANMMWEYYRLANERKPEFMGFNAPQWNGWPPVQDPLYSLWNYNDEVDKRLSRYQKLQAKAQQIMQEIPQKAKDTYFQLVYYPIAAATAMNEKLLYAYKSREYAKQGRTVANAMSDSAFAAFDKIKQLTHHYNVEIANGKWEHMVDYSPSYKKGSLVFWEPISKRIETDGLKGLGVAIEGQAQPAKPTRGSQPSITTRDSKISLSASEAKISGEMVRGKDSDGEFISWPDNGTNRQIHEPHWDEIPFEIGSPTKAMFEFNLEGRPGGVHKLNLSVSHPEEGSDLWWVTLNDRPPFKSSIVAGGLQQLQVQDFVLKPGLNKLTLHPCVDGTKLYGIDFIQEAQSEVVRYASENRLPAFNRSAGQKHFIDIYSRGNETEKWSAKTSDPWILLSEEAGELNEDQDRIWVTINYDKAPSKKELKGHVNITNGEQFYQVAVSAVNHQLDLEPGVFVEQNGVITMPASQFNQNQEGMVASWNILTGLGRSGSAMLLQPLNGWYIEDLSQVQKQSPTLEYEIVVTHGGQAEIIVEAVPGFPLKFSQPLRCAVSIDEEEPQWINFDMKGEPWDNNVLETRMIGNGQLDLKPGAYRLKVWGTDPSVNVDRILINFGGLKQSYTGPHSSKIMEK; translated from the coding sequence ATGCACACAACGAAAAAACTTTTGCTCACCTTATTATTAGCGTTCATTGGCATACAGCATGCCATAGCCCAGTTTACTATTGCTGACCAGAATCGTGTTGCTTCCATAGTGTATGATATAGAAAATTCAGCATTGGATTCTATTGCCGCTCATCTGCTTGCGCGCGACATAGAAGCGGTAACCAACAAGCGACCCGAAATATTTACCTCACTGGAGGAAGTGGAAGGAAACGTTATCATTATTGGCGATGTAACCTCACAACTAATTGGTCGTTATCTCGACACATCACAACTTAATGGTGGTTGGGAGATGTACGGACGGATATTTAAAAAAGCTCTCACTAAAAAAATTGATCAAGTGATGTTCATTGTTGGCAGCGACCCTCGGGGTGCGGCATACGGAGTTTTTGACCTTTCAAAACAGATTGGCGTATCGCCTTGGTACTGGTGGGCCGATGTGCCAATTGAGCACAAGAATAATGTAATTGTAGATGATGTGGATACTTTTTCAAACTCACCATCCGTCAAATTCCGGGGTATCTTTATCAATGATGAAGGCTGGGGCCTTGAACCCTGGGCTTCTAAGACATTCGAACCTTCGGTAGGTAACCTAGGGCCCAAGACCTATGCAAAAATATTTGAACTGTTGCTACGCCTTAAAGGCAATGCTATATGGCCTGGAATGCATCCGAATACGCGTCCATTCTTCACGGTGCCAGGCAACGCCGAGACAGCTGATAAATGGGGAATTGTGGTGGGTTCATCACATTCTGAGTCTATGCTCCGGAATAATGTCGGTGAATGGAATAGCCGCACCATGGGTGATTTCAATTACAGTAACAATGCTACTTCAGTATATAACTATTGGGAGCAGCGTGTGAAGGAAAGTAAGGGCGTAAATGCAATTTATAGCATGGGTATGCGGGGAGTTCACGATAGTGGTATGCAAGGTTTTGGCTCCACGGATGAGAAAGTAAAGGCACTTGAAACAATTGTTTCGGATCAACGCGAGTTACTTAGAAAATACATTAATGATGATGTGACCCAAGTTCCACAATCGTTTGTTGCCTACAAAGAGGTACTTAAGATTTATGAAAGCGGATTAAAACTTCCAGAAGACATCACCATTATTTGGCCTGACGATAACCACGGCTATATCAAGCACTTTTCCAGTAAAGATGAGCAACGACGTTCCGGTGGGGCAGGGGTTTATTATCATTTGTCGTACCTGGGGGCTCCTCATCCGTACATCTGGCTCTCACCTATGACTCCAGCGTTAGTATGGCGAGAAATGACACGAGCATCGCTGCAGCATATGAATAATATCTGGATTGCCAACGTGGGAGATATCAAACGCCGGGAGTGGAGTATGGAATTTTTTATGGCAATGGCCTGGGATATCAACTCTTGGAAACCGGAAAATATCAAAAACTTTTTTGAAAAGGTTGCTACACGGGATATTTCCGGAAAACATAGTCCTAAAATAGCAAATATGATGTGGGAATACTACCGGCTGGCCAACGAGCGTAAGCCTGAATTTATGGGCTTTAATGCCCCACAATGGAATGGCTGGCCACCTGTTCAAGATCCTTTATATAGCCTTTGGAATTACAATGATGAGGTGGATAAACGTTTGAGTCGCTACCAAAAATTGCAAGCTAAAGCTCAGCAAATAATGCAAGAAATACCTCAAAAAGCCAAGGATACTTATTTCCAGTTGGTCTATTATCCTATCGCCGCGGCTACGGCTATGAACGAAAAATTATTGTATGCATATAAGAGCAGGGAATATGCCAAACAAGGTAGAACAGTGGCAAACGCCATGAGTGATTCGGCTTTTGCAGCGTTTGATAAGATCAAGCAGCTTACCCATCATTATAATGTTGAGATAGCGAATGGGAAATGGGAACATATGGTAGATTATAGTCCAAGCTATAAAAAAGGGTCACTTGTGTTTTGGGAGCCGATCTCCAAGCGAATCGAAACAGATGGCCTTAAAGGTTTGGGTGTGGCTATCGAGGGGCAGGCCCAACCGGCAAAACCCACTAGGGGAAGCCAGCCGAGCATAACTACCCGGGACTCTAAAATATCATTGAGTGCCTCCGAGGCAAAAATATCGGGCGAGATGGTAAGAGGAAAGGATTCGGACGGAGAGTTTATAAGCTGGCCAGATAATGGAACGAACCGACAGATTCACGAGCCGCACTGGGATGAAATCCCTTTTGAAATCGGTAGCCCTACAAAAGCGATGTTCGAATTTAATTTAGAAGGCAGACCGGGAGGCGTGCATAAGCTGAATTTATCTGTAAGCCATCCCGAAGAAGGTAGTGATTTATGGTGGGTAACGTTAAATGACAGACCTCCTTTCAAGTCAAGTATCGTAGCTGGAGGATTGCAGCAACTTCAGGTTCAAGACTTTGTATTAAAACCTGGCTTAAACAAGCTGACCCTTCACCCTTGTGTAGACGGAACCAAATTGTACGGAATCGATTTCATACAAGAAGCCCAAAGCGAAGTTGTTCGTTACGCTTCAGAAAATCGCCTTCCTGCATTTAATCGCTCAGCAGGTCAAAAGCATTTTATTGACATTTACAGCAGAGGAAATGAAACTGAAAAGTGGTCGGCCAAAACTAGTGACCCTTGGATTCTGTTGAGTGAAGAAGCAGGCGAATTGAATGAAGATCAAGATCGTATCTGGGTAACCATCAATTATGATAAAGCGCCCTCTAAAAAAGAACTAAAGGGGCATGTTAACATTACAAATGGCGAACAGTTCTACCAGGTAGCGGTGTCAGCCGTGAATCATCAGCTAGATCTTGAGCCCGGTGTTTTTGTGGAGCAGAACGGGGTAATTACGATGCCAGCAAGTCAGTTCAACCAGAATCAAGAAGGAATGGTGGCCTCATGGAACATTTTGACTGGATTGGGGCGTAGTGGTTCAGCAATGTTATTACAGCCCCTAAACGGGTGGTATATTGAAGATTTGTCGCAGGTTCAAAAGCAATCTCCAACTCTTGAATATGAAATCGTGGTTACCCATGGCGGCCAAGCTGAAATTATTGTGGAAGCGGTTCCTGGGTTCCCGCTTAAATTTTCACAGCCCTTACGGTGCGCAGTCAGTATCGATGAAGAAGAGCCACAGTGGATTAATTTTGACATGAAGGGTGAACCGTGGGACAATAATGTATTGGAAACCCGCATGATAGGAAACGGACAACTAGACCTAAAACCGGGAGCTTATCGTTTGAAGGTATGGGGCACTGACCCATCGGTAAACGTTGACCGAATTCTAATTAACTTCGGAGGACTAAAACAATCATATACCGGGCCTCATTCATCAAAAATTATGGAGAAGTAA
- a CDS encoding MerR family transcriptional regulator, which yields MKLIGQLSKETGIPIGTIRFYEKSGLISGQTNEEITTNNYVYYGEETVDKLRFIQMSKAVGFTLAEIKEVVDAWYKKQLTKSAKIEVLNKKLVQINDKMNELKAVKKQIAICKLNIENEVDSNLFDE from the coding sequence ATGAAATTGATAGGTCAACTTTCTAAAGAAACAGGAATACCAATCGGAACAATTCGTTTTTATGAAAAAAGCGGACTAATCTCCGGTCAAACTAATGAAGAGATTACTACAAATAATTACGTTTATTATGGTGAAGAAACTGTTGACAAGCTTAGATTTATACAAATGTCCAAAGCGGTAGGTTTTACTCTAGCCGAAATTAAAGAGGTTGTTGATGCATGGTATAAAAAACAACTTACTAAATCAGCTAAAATTGAGGTTCTAAATAAGAAATTGGTGCAGATAAATGATAAAATGAACGAATTAAAAGCAGTTAAAAAGCAAATTGCAATTTGCAAATTAAATATTGAGAATGAAGTCGATTCAAATCTTTTTGATGAATGA
- a CDS encoding pimeloyl-ACP methyl ester carboxylesterase has translation MKYTDEELIKSLPNFTNKYSEVNGTKLHYVIGGQGDPLILVPGYPETWWAYHKVMPILSKKYCVCVVEMRGMGSSGKPADGYEKKNMAKDIFELIEKLGYKKVYIGGHDIGAHVAFSFASNFPEKTAKLIMLDTPHPDEGMYQLPMLPMLGADYLYPWWLAFNQVKELPEQLLEGRMKIIIEWLFKNLLVDHSSIGNFDKEVYEFAYNGKDAIRASNAWYQAFPQDIEDNRTYQKLHMPVLGIGGSGYGMLQISLPNSTTDLQLEKIDECGHFILAEKPNETAKLIIDFLD, from the coding sequence ATGAAATACACAGACGAAGAGCTTATAAAATCGCTACCGAATTTCACTAATAAATATTCCGAAGTGAATGGTACCAAACTACATTACGTTATTGGGGGTCAAGGCGACCCTCTGATATTAGTTCCAGGTTACCCCGAAACTTGGTGGGCTTATCATAAAGTAATGCCCATTCTATCCAAAAAGTATTGTGTTTGCGTTGTAGAAATGAGAGGTATGGGAAGTTCGGGAAAACCAGCGGACGGATATGAGAAAAAAAATATGGCCAAAGACATATTCGAGCTTATAGAAAAGTTGGGCTATAAAAAGGTTTACATTGGCGGACACGATATCGGTGCTCACGTTGCTTTTAGCTTTGCCTCAAATTTTCCCGAAAAAACTGCTAAATTAATTATGTTGGACACGCCGCATCCAGACGAAGGAATGTACCAATTACCTATGTTGCCTATGTTAGGTGCAGATTACCTTTATCCTTGGTGGTTAGCATTTAATCAAGTAAAAGAACTTCCAGAACAGCTACTTGAAGGAAGAATGAAAATTATCATAGAATGGTTATTCAAAAATTTACTTGTTGATCATAGCAGCATAGGTAATTTTGATAAAGAAGTTTATGAATTTGCCTATAACGGCAAAGATGCAATCCGTGCTTCAAATGCTTGGTATCAAGCTTTTCCACAAGATATCGAAGATAATAGGACATACCAAAAACTACACATGCCAGTACTTGGAATTGGGGGAAGCGGATATGGAATGTTACAAATTTCATTACCAAATTCTACAACTGACTTGCAGCTGGAAAAAATAGATGAATGCGGCCATTTTATTCTTGCCGAAAAACCTAATGAAACCGCAAAATTAATCATAGATTTTTTGGATTAA
- a CDS encoding CRP-like cAMP-binding protein — protein MTELLRQNILNHITLSDEELESFCNLFDQKEVRKKHFLIREGEICKFEGFVTKGLFRVYHVDSNGFEQVLYFAKESWWVTDIDSFTTEKPSRLYIQALENSEVLLISKKEKEFAYNNIPKIEKLFRIMTQKTHIALQRRMIDNLSKTADQRYIDFIEKYPTLFQRLTNVQIAAYLGISHEFLSKIRRKIASK, from the coding sequence ATGACAGAGTTGCTCAGACAAAATATTTTAAATCATATAACACTTTCTGATGAAGAGCTAGAAAGCTTTTGCAACTTATTCGACCAAAAGGAAGTTAGAAAAAAACATTTCCTTATACGAGAAGGTGAGATTTGCAAATTTGAAGGTTTTGTTACCAAAGGACTTTTCAGAGTATATCATGTAGATAGTAATGGTTTTGAACAAGTGCTCTACTTTGCTAAAGAAAGTTGGTGGGTTACCGATATTGATAGTTTTACCACCGAAAAACCATCCCGTCTTTATATACAAGCGTTAGAGAATAGTGAAGTATTGTTAATTTCGAAAAAAGAAAAGGAATTTGCTTATAACAACATTCCTAAAATAGAAAAACTCTTCAGAATTATGACTCAAAAAACTCATATTGCCTTGCAGCGAAGAATGATAGATAATTTGAGTAAAACAGCCGACCAACGTTATATAGACTTTATTGAAAAATATCCTACGCTCTTTCAACGATTAACCAACGTGCAGATTGCCGCTTACCTAGGCATAAGCCACGAGTTTTTGAGCAAAATAAGACGAAAAATTGCCAGTAAATAA
- a CDS encoding glyoxylase-like metal-dependent hydrolase (beta-lactamase superfamily II), protein MKSIIITALFTILILFKMNAQEQSFKTIETSKFKLQIYNASENSFGVASVIISGENDAVLIDAQFTLAEAEQVAREIKNSGKTLTTIYVSHGDPDFYFGLEVFKKYFPEVTAYATPATIEHIKATAQKKLEIWGERLGDKITSNVILPQVLKGNSIELEGEKLEIIGLEDFPKRTFVWIPSIKTALGGINVFGTTFNVWMADAQTTEARSNWISILNSISDLKPEIVIPAHANTNSDFTVDAVNHTKNYIQFYEEALKSNTTSEALMATIKSKYPNLTFETALVLGAKVNTGEMKW, encoded by the coding sequence ATGAAATCGATTATTATAACAGCATTATTTACAATTTTAATTTTATTCAAAATGAACGCACAAGAACAAAGTTTTAAAACAATAGAAACAAGCAAATTTAAACTTCAAATTTACAACGCATCAGAAAATAGTTTCGGTGTGGCATCTGTAATTATCTCAGGTGAAAACGATGCCGTATTAATAGATGCACAATTTACACTGGCAGAGGCGGAACAAGTAGCCCGAGAAATTAAAAACTCAGGTAAAACCTTAACTACTATTTATGTGTCTCACGGTGACCCTGATTTTTATTTCGGATTAGAAGTATTCAAAAAATATTTCCCTGAAGTAACGGCTTATGCAACGCCAGCAACAATAGAACATATTAAAGCTACAGCTCAAAAGAAATTGGAAATTTGGGGCGAAAGATTAGGAGATAAAATTACATCTAACGTTATTTTACCCCAAGTTTTAAAAGGAAATTCTATTGAATTAGAAGGTGAAAAATTAGAAATCATTGGATTAGAAGATTTCCCAAAAAGAACCTTTGTATGGATTCCTTCAATTAAAACAGCCTTAGGAGGTATTAATGTCTTTGGCACAACATTTAATGTATGGATGGCCGATGCACAAACAACGGAGGCACGTAGCAATTGGATTTCCATCTTAAATTCTATAAGTGATTTAAAACCTGAAATAGTAATTCCCGCACACGCAAATACAAATTCAGACTTCACTGTAGATGCTGTAAACCATACCAAGAATTACATTCAATTTTATGAAGAAGCTTTAAAAAGCAATACCACTTCTGAAGCATTGATGGCAACGATAAAATCAAAATATCCGAATTTAACTTTTGAGACAGCTTTAGTGCTAGGAGCAAAAGTGAACACAGGAGAAATGAAATGGTAA
- a CDS encoding glycosyl transferase family 4, producing the protein MSELLELNIPTTYRILVSSFGIYLIVILFTRIAGKRSFSKMSSFDFAMTVAVGSIIATTILSSSVNLIDGIVGLACIYSLQILIAIGRRLDFIKRIVDNSPLLLMDGEKILEDNMRKARVSQGDLRSKLREANVTSLNQVHAVIFETTGDISVLHKSQDVDLDVWLLKDVRRS; encoded by the coding sequence ATGAGTGAATTACTTGAATTGAATATTCCAACAACCTATCGAATACTAGTGAGTTCGTTCGGTATCTATTTAATCGTAATCTTATTTACGAGAATTGCCGGTAAAAGAAGTTTTTCAAAAATGTCAAGTTTTGATTTTGCTATGACTGTAGCCGTGGGGTCTATAATTGCTACTACTATTTTATCTTCTTCGGTCAACCTCATTGACGGCATTGTTGGTTTAGCCTGCATCTATTCATTACAAATTCTAATCGCAATTGGCAGAAGGCTAGATTTTATAAAGAGGATTGTTGACAATTCACCTCTACTATTAATGGACGGTGAAAAAATTTTAGAGGATAATATGAGAAAAGCTAGAGTTTCTCAAGGTGACCTACGCTCTAAACTAAGGGAAGCCAATGTCACTTCTTTAAATCAAGTTCATGCTGTGATATTCGAGACTACAGGAGATATCAGCGTTTTACACAAATCCCAAGATGTAGATTTAGATGTTTGGTTATTAAAAGATGTTCGTAGGTCTTAG
- a CDS encoding MtN3 and saliva related transmembrane protein produces MELTEIIGILAGIFTTIAAVPQIVKAWRNKACKDVSPFMFVILILGVSLWTVYGIMNQDWPIIITNGISTILNCTMLVLIIKYGEENTNSNR; encoded by the coding sequence ATGGAGTTAACAGAAATCATAGGAATCTTAGCTGGTATATTTACTACTATAGCAGCTGTGCCGCAGATAGTAAAAGCGTGGAGAAACAAGGCTTGCAAAGACGTCTCCCCGTTCATGTTCGTAATTCTAATTTTAGGAGTTTCATTATGGACCGTCTATGGCATTATGAATCAAGACTGGCCAATTATTATTACCAATGGTATTAGTACGATTCTCAACTGTACCATGCTAGTGCTAATAATCAAATATGGTGAAGAAAATACAAACTCTAATCGATAA
- a CDS encoding NAD(P)-dependent dehydrogenase (short-subunit alcohol dehydrogenase family) — translation MENIDIEKNESQSNQPGIENKMNPEPVIIRGDYRGSDKLKGKIALVTGGDSGIGKSAAVHFAREGADVAIIYLNEDQDARDTKKEIEKEGVKCFLIKGDIKSADFCTKSVKRTIEELGGLNIIVNNAAMQFPEENFTDINFENLHTTFETNIYPFFYISQAAIRYLKSGDTIINTTSVTAYRGSQHLIDYASTKGAIVSFTRSLAKSLAPKGIRVNAVAPGPIWTPLIPATFEGKQLEEFGKDVPLGRPGQPAELGPAYVYLASKDSSYMTGQVMHINGGEVVGG, via the coding sequence ATGGAAAATATAGATATCGAAAAAAACGAGAGCCAGTCGAATCAACCAGGAATAGAGAATAAAATGAATCCAGAACCTGTGATTATCAGAGGCGACTATAGAGGTAGCGACAAACTTAAGGGTAAAATTGCACTTGTAACCGGGGGAGATAGTGGTATTGGTAAAAGTGCTGCCGTTCATTTTGCCAGAGAAGGCGCAGATGTGGCCATTATCTATTTGAATGAAGATCAAGACGCTCGAGACACTAAAAAGGAAATCGAAAAGGAAGGGGTAAAATGTTTTTTAATAAAAGGAGATATTAAAAGTGCCGATTTTTGTACTAAGTCAGTGAAGCGAACGATAGAAGAACTTGGCGGTTTAAATATAATTGTAAACAATGCGGCAATGCAGTTTCCCGAAGAAAATTTTACCGATATTAATTTTGAAAATCTTCACACTACTTTTGAAACAAATATCTACCCTTTCTTTTATATCTCACAAGCTGCCATACGCTATCTAAAATCAGGAGATACAATTATAAATACCACCTCGGTTACCGCCTACCGTGGGTCACAGCATCTAATTGATTATGCAAGTACTAAAGGGGCAATTGTTTCTTTTACCAGAAGCTTAGCCAAATCTTTGGCTCCTAAGGGTATAAGGGTCAATGCTGTTGCACCTGGTCCCATTTGGACACCTCTAATTCCAGCCACTTTTGAAGGTAAGCAGCTTGAGGAATTTGGCAAAGATGTCCCCCTTGGTAGACCAGGTCAACCAGCAGAATTAGGCCCCGCTTATGTTTATTTAGCATCTAAGGATAGTAGTTATATGACAGGTCAAGTTATGCACATTAATGGAGGTGAGGTTGTAGGGGGGTAA
- a CDS encoding response regulator receiver domain-containing protein, protein MNIFLADDDEDDRIFFSDALKEIPLDSQVKTFSNGVELMAELHSEIPLPEVIFLDLNMPMMDGFECLEDIRAVDKFKTIPVIIYSISLHKKDVARLEEMGATRYLKKPSSYNQLKTMLYKCLSPIRDQNFNEAQSFLIDE, encoded by the coding sequence ATGAACATATTTCTTGCTGATGACGACGAAGATGACCGCATCTTCTTTTCCGATGCCCTAAAGGAAATTCCACTTGATTCTCAGGTAAAAACATTTAGTAATGGTGTAGAATTGATGGCAGAACTTCATTCTGAAATTCCGCTACCAGAGGTTATCTTCTTAGATTTGAATATGCCTATGATGGACGGTTTTGAATGTTTGGAAGATATCAGGGCTGTCGATAAGTTTAAAACGATACCTGTAATTATATATTCAATATCGTTGCATAAAAAAGATGTTGCTCGATTAGAAGAAATGGGGGCTACACGATATCTAAAAAAACCTTCTTCTTACAATCAATTAAAGACCATGCTTTACAAATGTCTGTCGCCCATACGGGATCAAAATTTTAACGAAGCCCAAAGCTTTCTAATTGATGAATAA